A region of Solea solea chromosome 7, fSolSol10.1, whole genome shotgun sequence DNA encodes the following proteins:
- the glod4 gene encoding glyoxalase domain-containing protein 4, producing the protein MSSRRALHFVFKVGDRNKTARFYRDVLGMKILRHEEFEEGCKATCNGPYDGRWSKTMVGFGAEEDHFVAELTYNYGVGEYQLGNDFLGLTLQSSAAVSNAKRLGWPLTEVAEALYVTKAPGGYDFYLIDKEQPTHDPVQKVCLGVSDLQRSTRYWTTLLGMKVMKKNEEKKTVLMAFTDTQCKLELQDIGGTVDHGTAFGRIAFSCPREQLPDIEALMKKENQKILTPLVSLDTPGKATVEVVILADPDDHEICFVGDEAFGQLSVVDPKGNDLLDKAMAEDKSDEWFAKHNRQKAAA; encoded by the exons atgagttCCAGACGAGCTctgcattttgttttcaaagttgGCGACAGAAACAAAACAGCGCGCTTTTACAGAGACGTTCTGGGCATGAAG ATTTTACGTCATGAAGAGTTTGAAGAAGGCTGTAAAGCGACGTGTAACGG ACCTTACGATGGCAGGTGGAGTAAAACCATGGTTGGATTTGGAGCAGAAGAAGATCATTTTGTTGCTGAACTCACCTACAATTATGGAGTTGGAGAATATCAGCTCGGCAACGACTTTTTG GGCCTCACTCTGCAGTCCAGTGCAGCCGTCAGCAACGCTAAACGACTGGGATGGCCGCTCACTGAAGTGGCAGAAGCTCTGTATGTGACCAAAGCTCCAGGAGGTTACGACTTCTACCTCATCGACAAAGAGCAGCCAACACACG ACCCTGTGCAGAAGGTTTGTCTGGGAGTGTCAGATCTTCAGAGGTCAACACGTTACTGGACAACACTTCTGGGAATGAAGGTGATGAAGAAGAACGAGGAGAAGAAAACGGTCCTCATGGCTTTCACCGACACTCAA TGTAAACTGGAGCTTCAAGACATCGGTGGAACAGTGGATCATGGAACAGCGTTTGGAAGAATCGCATTTTCATGCCCACGAGAGCaa CTGCCTGACATCGAAGCCttgatgaaaaaagaaaatcagaaaatccTCACTCCATTAGTCAGCCTGGACACACCTGGAAAAGCCACTGTAGAGGTGGTTATCTTAGCTGATCCA GACGATCATGAGATTTGTTTTGTGGGAGATGAAGCGTTTGGACAGCTGTCTGTGGTGGACCCTAAAGGAAATGACTTACTGGACAAG gctATGGCTGAAGATAAAAGTGATGAGTGGTTTGccaaacacaacagacagaaaGCTGCTGCATGA